In the Haloferula helveola genome, one interval contains:
- a CDS encoding ABC transporter permease, producing the protein MRFVFWPHLIAEAGTNAGGSSIAEVCSGVGLGALIAVPVSLLGSVIGARAGMVPERWFDSLIGSIGRLPTLLTSVLLGLFLVSRGVNESPAMWGMVAMVAGTPVIWRISARALSELPVGILESALALGLSRLRTLWVVGYPVVGPALTGAVVVGVARALTVGWLVYELRQTQKAPPVSEWWQVVAVVSVVTLLGSWLLGVGRRKSKALERASS; encoded by the coding sequence ATGAGATTCGTTTTCTGGCCGCACCTTATCGCCGAGGCTGGAACGAATGCCGGTGGTTCCAGCATCGCCGAGGTGTGTTCGGGTGTCGGGTTGGGCGCGCTGATCGCGGTGCCTGTCTCCCTGCTGGGAAGTGTCATTGGCGCGCGGGCGGGAATGGTGCCCGAGAGATGGTTCGATTCGCTGATCGGGTCGATCGGTCGATTGCCGACGCTGCTCACCTCGGTGCTGTTGGGTTTGTTTCTGGTTTCCCGGGGAGTGAATGAGTCGCCCGCCATGTGGGGCATGGTGGCCATGGTCGCGGGCACGCCGGTGATCTGGCGGATTTCGGCCCGTGCCTTGTCCGAGCTGCCGGTCGGCATTCTCGAATCGGCGCTTGCGTTGGGTTTGTCGCGCCTCAGGACCTTGTGGGTCGTCGGATATCCAGTCGTGGGTCCGGCCTTGACGGGAGCGGTGGTGGTCGGAGTGGCCCGGGCCCTGACGGTTGGCTGGCTGGTATACGAGCTGCGCCAGACGCAGAAGGCGCCGCCGGTTTCCGAGTGGTGGCAGGTCGTCGCGGTTGTCTCGGTTGTGACACTTTTGGGTTCTTGGTTGCTGGGAGTGGGCAGGAGAAAGTCCAAGGCCTTGGAAAGGGCGTCGTCATGA
- a CDS encoding ATP-binding cassette domain-containing protein, translating to MTEAEQVENWSEGQLPGIEFIDFRLRVGSHEVIRSATLAFEPGAVTGLLGPTGSGKTSLLRAIVGLEHFTGVVTRRSGDVRIGGLDIVRTRSDLRRLRSRVVMIPSAGAPFSFSVFDNVAAALREQCKNRAELRQRVSETLERCGLGDVPAGKPALALGHGQRRFLCVARALALRPAALLLDEPFDGLDPFESSRMEQLIASLAGRHTVVLATQHTERAAAVCSRMHLLIGGELVESGTTSQMLASPKDRRTEAYLSGRPAVASVES from the coding sequence ATGACAGAAGCGGAACAGGTTGAGAACTGGTCGGAAGGCCAGCTGCCCGGAATCGAGTTCATCGATTTCCGGCTGCGGGTTGGCAGCCATGAGGTGATCCGTTCCGCGACCCTTGCTTTCGAACCTGGCGCGGTGACGGGTCTGCTGGGACCGACCGGATCCGGAAAGACGAGCCTGCTTCGTGCGATTGTCGGTCTTGAACACTTCACCGGTGTCGTCACCCGCAGGTCGGGCGATGTCCGGATCGGCGGCCTCGACATCGTGCGCACCAGGTCGGATCTGCGCCGACTGCGAAGCCGGGTCGTGATGATCCCCTCCGCAGGCGCACCGTTTTCCTTTTCGGTCTTCGACAACGTCGCCGCGGCTTTGCGGGAGCAATGCAAGAACCGCGCCGAGCTGCGTCAGCGGGTGAGCGAAACGCTTGAGCGCTGCGGGTTGGGTGACGTTCCCGCCGGCAAGCCCGCGCTGGCTCTCGGCCATGGGCAACGCCGCTTCTTGTGCGTCGCCCGTGCGCTCGCGCTACGTCCCGCGGCCCTCTTGCTCGACGAGCCTTTCGACGGACTCGATCCGTTCGAATCGAGTCGGATGGAGCAGCTCATCGCCTCGCTCGCCGGGCGCCACACCGTTGTTCTCGCGACCCAGCACACCGAGCGGGCGGCCGCGGTCTGTTCGAGGATGCACCTTTTGATCGGTGGCGAACTCGTCGAATCGGGTACAACTTCCCAAATGCTCGCCAGTCCGAAAGACCGTCGGACCGAAGCCTATCTCAGCGGCCGGCCTGCGGTCGCATCTGTTGAATCATGA
- the phoU gene encoding phosphate signaling complex protein PhoU — MNSQASHYLGDFDSALQALRSEVFSMADMAKHNIDRAIRALVEQDLDLCRTVIADDNEVDEAERRVDRMGMEAIARFKPVATDLRMVISSMKISTNLERVSDHAVGIAKRVRKILRCGEVAEFTYADLLYSMASSILADAVASYADGNVELGASLSERDKELDRAYKRCTNSLSDSLGRSEGNSELYLHLIFILRSLERIGDLAVNIGEDAVFMEAARDIRHGHALDEEPMPENQG; from the coding sequence ATGAATTCCCAAGCATCGCACTACCTCGGAGACTTCGACTCGGCGCTGCAGGCGCTGCGCTCCGAGGTCTTCTCCATGGCGGACATGGCCAAGCACAACATCGACCGGGCCATCCGGGCGTTGGTCGAACAGGATCTCGACCTGTGCCGGACGGTGATTGCGGACGACAACGAGGTGGATGAGGCGGAGCGTCGGGTCGACCGGATGGGGATGGAGGCGATCGCCCGTTTCAAGCCGGTGGCGACCGACCTGAGGATGGTGATTTCCTCGATGAAGATCTCGACCAACCTCGAGCGGGTGTCCGACCACGCGGTGGGCATTGCGAAACGGGTGCGGAAGATCCTTCGCTGCGGAGAGGTGGCGGAGTTCACCTATGCCGACCTTCTCTACTCGATGGCTTCGTCGATCCTCGCCGATGCCGTCGCTTCCTATGCGGATGGAAATGTCGAACTGGGTGCCTCACTCAGCGAGCGCGACAAGGAGCTCGACCGCGCCTACAAGCGCTGCACCAATTCGCTGAGTGACTCGCTCGGCCGCTCCGAAGGGAATTCCGAGCTCTACCTCCATCTGATTTTCATCCTGAGGTCCTTGGAGAGGATCGGCGACCTGGCGGTGAACATCGGCGAGGATGCCGTGTTCATGGAAGCCGCTCGCGACATTCGCCACGGCCACGCCCTCGACGAGGAACCGATGCCGGAAAACCAAGGCTGA